CAAATAGATTAgagtaaacaaattaaacaaaagcGATAAACatcatttctttaattaatactagtatttaataataattcttaCAAGAACCATAAATCACACACACATAACATCACTCTTTATCATGTAGTGATGATTCAAGCTCAAAAGTAAACACCATATTTTAACACAAGATGAAACCAACCTCCTAACACTAAAACACAACaatctaatttataaataaactcgaaattaattttttaatattctaatCATCTTAATTAACGAGGACATTTGGGCTCAAATGCAAGAGGCCCAACAGTGTAAATAGTGAAATGAAGACCCTTAGACACATAAGGTTTCCCGGACCTAAGAGCAGCACCAGTAAGCCCACCATTAAGATTTGAAGGCTTCAGCCCATTTGGAGCACTAACCAAAACAACATTACACTTATGAGGTGCATAGGTTTTGATACTCTTTGGGCCTTCAATGAAGAAATAACCATTCTTATCAGTCTTATGTGTTTGAACAAACTTGTACTTTGTGCTGTTACATTGTAGCTTCACAACGGCACCTTCaatattcaattttgaaaacaaaattaataatggtCATTGTCttttagcaacaaaaagaaaaataatgacatTACTGGGAAAGTGtacaaaatatacaaaagttgaAATATCGCTGTATCACAAAAGATCTATGAGAATGACATTActgagaaaacaaaaatagtgaaGTTAAAAGTTGAGAAACAAACCATGAAGTGCTTTAGCTCCCAAGAGAGTATGAACACCAGCATACTTGCAAGATTTTACATAAACAACACCTTGAACAGCTATAAAGCGTCTAGGAACAGGAGAAGGATGCAATGGTGGGTGAGCTGGAACAGGGGGGTGCAATGGTGGGTGTGTTGGAACAACGGGAGTGTGAATAGGAGGCTTAACAGGAGCATAAGCAGGTgggtgatgatggtggtggtgaccAGTTGGTGGTTTAGCAGGAACATGGGTAGAATGGTGAGGAGGGTGTGAAGGAGTGTGAGAAATAGGGGAAGGAGCAGGGGATGGTGTGTGATTATGGtggtgatgatggtggtgagGGGCGTTAGACGGTGGATGATGTGGTGACTTAGTTGGAGGGTGAAGTGGAGAATGTGAGTGATGAGGAGGGTAAGTTGGTGGAAGAGTTTCAAGGTGTTCGGCAAATGCAATGAAAGAGGTTAGTTGAAGGAAAAGAAGCCACATTGCAAGGGTTTTGGCCATTTCTCTTTGTAAGAGAAAGTAATCTAGAAAAAGATAGGAGAGGAAAGGAAAGTGAAGTGATGATGGTGTTATGTGAGTGTGAGGGTTGATTTATAGCAGCTAATGCCCAAAATCATTCCccctttttaaaaaatgttagctttggaaaataaaattgttgtgaATACATATAGAATAGAATATTCATGTTATTAagtataattatatttgtatttatttgtaattatttttatatatacactAATAATAACCTATGAATAATGACAatcataaatataattatacttaATCACATGAATATTCTTTTCTAAAAATTCTTCCAAGGTTTTTAATTATAagactttttttcaaaaatagtttgtctcttttttataaatttttaggtgcaattattattaatttttaaatacatctcttattaatactactatcaatttatatatatgtaaagtTAACAATAAATATCAAGAGCGCTGATATGATATGGCACGAGTCTCTTCTAACTTAATCAAGGTTCTGAGTTTGATATCTCGCTTGGATATGTAGCAACGTTAAAATTCATAGGGAGAGCTTGTCGCCATTTGGGTCCCACATGGCTCgtgggattagtctctgcaattgCGTGCAGACGATATCCggttcacacaaaaaaaaaatcaatagtaaATACAGGGTAATTTAATAATAGTCACACACTTTtaagacaaatttattatttcaatagtctttttaaatatccgtaattttttttatcttattcatcctcatctgcatcaCGTTCATCATTTTTTTCACTAATTTATAGTAAGTACATTCAAATAtacctaaaaaatttataaatggaAATGTCCTAATAGAAATCTAGTTTAGAAATGGAAAGGTCCTAATAGGATCCGTTCTTTTTTCCGGAAAGTGGGTCGTGGTAGTCTTATGACTAATGAAGAGAACCACAATATCAATATGACAAATGGCAATAGTTGTCCCCAGCGCCAACAAGGACTTGAATCCATTATGCATGTATTAAGAGACTTCGaagaaataatgaaattttggtCCTCAATTATCAAACCTGATAATTGGGCAAAATTCTTTAGCATGGATCTCATGTCTTGGCTTGAATGGTACCTTGATAATGGAgatattgaaaatacacttggAGTTGGGTGACTGTTTTTGGCGTCTCTATCAAATCATTGTGGAAGGATCGTAATGATTGGTTTTTAATTAGTATTCCAACCTTCGACACATTTGGCTTCTTCATATAGCTAACCGAGTGCAAATGGTAGTTAATAGTATTATTAAACCCGCGGCTTATATGGAGAGCTTTTGCTCCATCATTCCTATTAGATGAGAGCTCCCTCCTATAGATACTCTTAAGTTTAATGTAGATGTAGCGCAAAGTAAAAGGAATGACTTCTCAGCGTGTGGCAAATTGCTTAGAGACTCTCATGGTGGTCTTATTCAAGGTTTTTATTGCAACTTTGGCCGCAATAATGCTCAGGGTGCTGAGATGTGGAGTTTAGTTCATGGTATGCGTATTGCTCGTCATCTTAACTGtgtcatttttaaaatagactCTACCTTTGTTTCAGATGTTGTTCTCAATCGTATTTTACCATCACATCTTATCTCGAACCTCTCCTAGAAGAGGTGTTTAATCTACTAAATTTTTCGGATTTATTATCCAAAAGGGATTTGATGCTCCTTTCTCCCCGAATTTAATTATTTctgaatatgattttttgcatGCTCTTCTAGTTTTAGATTGTGAGGTTTCTACTACCCCTCGTTTAATTCGTTAATTTaagtcttttataaaaataaatccgACAATTTTCTTGGTAAATAAAACGACAAATAGATTAgagtaaacaaattaaacaaaagcGATAAACatcatttctttaattaatactagtatttaataataattcttaCAAGAACCATAAATCACACACACATAACATCACTCTTTATCATGTAGTGATGATTCAAGCTCAAAAGTAAACACCATATTTTAACACAAGATGAAACCAACCTCCTAACACTAAAACACAACaatctaatttataaataaactcgaaattaattttttaatattctaatCATCTTAATTAACGAGGACATTTGGGCTCAAATGCAAGAGGCCCAACAGTGTAAATAGTGAAATGAAGACCCTTAGACACATAAGGTTTCCCGGACCTAAGAGCAGCACCAGTAAGCCCACCATTAAGATTTGAAGGCTTCAGCCCATTTGGAGCACTAACCAAAACAACATTACACTTATGAGGTGCATAGGTTTTGATACTCTTTGGGCCTTCAATGAAGAAATAACCATTCTTATCAGTCTTATGTGTTTGAACAAACTTGTACTTTGTGCTGTTACATTGTAGCTTCACAACGGCACCTTCaatattcaattttgaaaacaaaattaataatggtCATTGTCttttagcaacaaaaagaaaaataatgacatTACTGGGAAAGTGtacaaaatatacaaaagttgaAATATCGCTGTATCACAAAAGATCTATGAGAATGACATTActgagaaaacaaaaatagtgaaGTTAAAAGTTGAGAAACAAACCATGAAGTGCTTTAGCTCCCAAGAGAGTATGAACACCAGCATACTTGCAAGATTTTACATAAACAACACCTTGAACAGCTATAAAGCGTCTAGGAACAGGAGAAGGATGCAATGGTGGGTGAGCTGGAACAGGGGGGTGCAATGGTGGGTGTGTTGGAACAACGGGAGTGTGAATAGGAGGCTTAACAGGAGCATAAGCAGGTgggtgatgatggtggtggtgaccAGTTGGTGGTTTAGCAGGAACATGGGTAGAATGGTGAGGAGGGTGTGAAGGAGTGTGAGAAATAGGGGAAGGAGCAGGGGATGGTGTGTGATTATGGtggtgatgatggtggtgagGGGCGTTAGACGGTGGATGATGTGGTGACTTAGTTGGAGGGTGAAGTGGAGAATGTGAGTGATGAGGAGGGTAAGTTGGTGGAAGAGTTTCAAGGTGTTCGGCAAATGCAATGAAAGAGGTTAGTTGAAGGAAAAGAAGCCACATTGCAAGGGTTTTGGCCATTTCTCTTTGTAAGAGAAAGTAATCTAGAAAAAGATAGGAGAGGAAAGGAAAGTGAAGTGATGATGGTGTTATGTGAGTGTGAGGGTTGATTTATAGCAGCTAATGCCCAAAATCATTCCccctttttaaaaaatg
This portion of the Trifolium pratense cultivar HEN17-A07 linkage group LG3, ARS_RC_1.1, whole genome shotgun sequence genome encodes:
- the LOC123918373 gene encoding non-classical arabinogalactan protein 31-like, with the protein product MAKTLAMWLLFLQLTSFIAFAEHLETLPPTYPPHHSHSPLHPPTKSPHHPPSNAPHHHHHHHNHTPSPAPSPISHTPSHPPHHSTHVPAKPPTGHHHHHHPPAYAPVKPPIHTPVVPTHPPLHPPVPAHPPLHPSPVPRRFIAVQGVVYVKSCKYAGVHTLLGAKALHGAVVKLQCNSTKYKFVQTHKTDKNGYFFIEGPKSIKTYAPHKCNVVLVSAPNGLKPSNLNGGLTGAALRSGKPYVSKGLHFTIYTVGPLAFEPKCPR